The Ketogulonicigenium vulgare WSH-001 genome includes a region encoding these proteins:
- a CDS encoding gamma-glutamyltransferase family protein has protein sequence MTAAIATPHPLATAAGQKVLDAGGTAPEAVIAAGAVLTVVMPHFCGLGGDAVWTLSDRNGDSRCLLAIGQGIQRDRPKGPVPFRGPASILTTAAVVDGWAEALDYAHVHLGGRASWQSLLAQAFALAWDGFAVTSSQGYWTDFRAPEIADWPGFDGLFLQNGASLPVGHLLQQPDLACVFAKLIDNGPRDFYEGAVAARIIAGLQETGAIIGADDLRQTRSRWAAPVSLGYRGHRLLSSPPPTQGLTTLQIMGILAQFDLADIAPSSAAHFHLCVEAVKRAFEDRGRIADGAAVDDLLAPDHLGARAADISTQQAMAWPHPWQHGDTVFLGAIDAMGNAASMLQSTFYDWGSGVVVPGTGIIWQNRGAAFSFQPGHPNMFRPGKLPFYTLNPGIALDDAGRPAFVYGTQGADGQPQTLAMLLSLLLDYGLPPDQALAAPRFLLGRTFSDQRDSLKVEGHAGDAVIAQLKTLGHQVSAIAPLSPLAGQAGVISPTLGGHHDPR, from the coding sequence ATGACTGCCGCAATTGCGACGCCGCATCCGCTGGCGACGGCGGCGGGTCAAAAAGTGCTGGACGCTGGTGGCACCGCGCCCGAGGCGGTCATTGCCGCCGGGGCCGTGCTGACGGTGGTGATGCCGCATTTTTGCGGTCTTGGTGGCGATGCGGTTTGGACGCTGAGTGATCGCAATGGCGATAGTCGCTGTCTGCTGGCCATCGGGCAGGGCATCCAGCGCGATAGGCCCAAGGGGCCGGTGCCGTTTCGCGGGCCGGCGTCCATCCTGACCACCGCCGCTGTGGTCGATGGTTGGGCCGAGGCGCTGGATTACGCGCATGTGCATTTGGGCGGCCGGGCGTCGTGGCAATCGCTGTTGGCCCAAGCATTCGCGCTGGCGTGGGATGGGTTTGCGGTGACCTCCTCGCAGGGCTATTGGACTGATTTTCGCGCGCCTGAGATTGCGGATTGGCCGGGCTTTGACGGGCTATTCTTGCAAAACGGCGCATCGCTGCCAGTGGGGCATCTGCTGCAACAGCCTGATCTTGCCTGCGTTTTCGCCAAGCTGATCGACAATGGCCCGCGAGATTTTTACGAGGGGGCTGTGGCGGCGCGGATCATTGCGGGGCTGCAAGAGACCGGCGCGATCATCGGGGCGGATGATCTGCGTCAGACGCGCAGCCGCTGGGCGGCGCCGGTCAGCTTGGGCTATCGGGGCCATAGGCTGCTGTCCTCGCCGCCGCCGACCCAAGGGCTGACGACGCTGCAGATCATGGGAATTCTGGCGCAGTTCGATTTGGCAGATATCGCCCCCAGCAGCGCCGCACATTTTCACCTGTGTGTCGAGGCCGTCAAACGCGCCTTTGAGGATCGCGGCCGTATTGCGGATGGCGCGGCCGTGGATGACCTACTTGCGCCGGATCATCTGGGCGCGCGCGCGGCGGATATTTCGACGCAACAGGCCATGGCCTGGCCGCATCCGTGGCAGCATGGTGATACGGTTTTCCTTGGCGCGATCGATGCGATGGGCAATGCGGCAAGCATGCTGCAAAGCACCTTTTATGACTGGGGCAGTGGCGTTGTGGTGCCGGGCACCGGCATCATCTGGCAAAACCGCGGAGCGGCTTTCAGCTTTCAGCCCGGTCATCCGAATATGTTCCGGCCCGGCAAGCTGCCGTTTTACACGCTGAACCCCGGCATCGCGCTGGATGATGCGGGCCGCCCGGCCTTTGTCTATGGCACACAGGGCGCAGATGGCCAGCCGCAGACCTTGGCCATGCTGCTCAGTCTGCTGCTGGATTACGGCCTGCCGCCTGATCAGGCGCTGGCTGCGCCCCGCTTTTTGCTGGGGCGCACCTTTTCTGATCAACGCGACAGTCTGAAGGTTGAGGGGCATGCAGGCGATGCGGTGATCGCGCAG